The genome window tctctctaattctctcgttctctctttctctctgagaacctgagccctaggaccatacgtcaggactaccgggcatgctgacaccttgctgtccccagtccgcccggccttgctgctattccagtttcaactgttctgcctgcggttacgaaacccctacctgtcccagacctgctgttttcaactcttaatgatcggctatgaaaagccaactgagatttattcctgattattatttgaccatgcttgtcatttatgaacattttgaaaatcttggctctctctaattttctccttctctctttctctcggaggacctgagccctaggaccatatgtcgggactaccggccgtggtgactccttgctgcccccagtccgcctggccttgctgctattccagtttcaactcttctgcctgcggttatggaacccctacctgtcccagacctgctgttttcaactcttaatgatcggctatgaaaagccaactgagatttattcctgattattatttgaccatgcttgtcatttatgaacattttgaaaatcttggctctctctaattttctccttctctctttctttctctcggaggacctgggccctaggaccatgcgtcgggactgccgcccgtggtgactccttgctgtccccagtccgcctggccttgctgctattccagtttcagctgttctgcctgcggttatggaaccgccacctgtcccagacctgttgtttttcaactcttaatgatcagctatgaaaagccaactgaaaattattcatgattattatttgaccatgcttgtcacttatgaacatttttgaacatcttggcatagttctgttataatctccacccggcacagccagaagaggactggccacccctcatagcctggttcctctctaggtttcttcctaggttttggcctttctagggagtttttcctagccaccgtgcttctacacctgcattactagctgtttggggttttaggctgggtttctgtacagcacttcgagatattagctgatgtacgaagggctatataaaataaaattgattgattgattgattgattgatatttgaATTCAATCAATGAATAATAAATATATTTCTGCTGtgtcaagtggaaacataaccaaccctgttacatgaataacacattcattatCAATAACAACCACAAGTTGATATTTCCGGTATATCACACAGTAAATGTAGTTTGTTTGTTATACTGCAAAATGATCAAGTGCTGCTAATCAATGTGTTTTGCATGGGTTATGAATTGGGTTATgaatgggttatgtatgggttatgaatgggtTATGAATGGGTTATGAATGGGTTATGTATGTTATGAATGCGTCATGTATAGGTTATTAatgtgttatgtatgggttaCGAATGCATTATGTATGGGTTTTGAATGGGTGAAATAtgagttatgaatgtgttatgtatgggttatgtatgggttatgaatgtgatatgtatgggttatgaatgggttatgtataggttatgaatgggttatgcatgggttatgaatgtgttatacaTTTTAAAACTGGGAAACAATCATGCAATGGGATGCCTATCCGAAGACAAGGACTGCAACTACTGTTGAACTTTGTGTTTTGATGCATCTCAACAACAAAgggatgtgggtgtgtgttgctTACTCCAATAAGAGTATCCAACCTGATCAGAGGAGGAGACATAGCCTTGACTGCATAGGAATATCTTCCTAATAGAATATCTGTGCTAACGTATGGATATGTTTCATGGGTGCAAGTGCATCCAGTATTATTTTTGGTGTGCTGAATGGGGCAAAACCTGGCTCGTCTGACCCCAAGACAAATATTCTACTTGCTACTAGCCAAAATGTCAATAATAATAGGAACATACTGTACCTATGTGGCAGTGTTTATTAAGGTAGACTCAGCAATATgacgtagatgcagaaagtaaacagcatattAGGTCAATTTCCTTCAACAACCCCGAGGCTCAACTTCTCCGCTGTTTCAGTCCCGTGGCTTGTAAGCTGTAACACTGTGAAGCGAACACATGCGCTtgcgcagatactgtgtgtgacggtgtgagagtgaagtcttgcatctcgctcatctcaatatctgcggtGTTACTCGTTGCAATGCCATGACTTaaatgctctctcgctctctttaacacacacacacacacacacacacacacacacacacacacacacacacacacacacacacacacacacacacacacacacacactgtaatgcGTATTTAAGGGCGGTTGAATTACACAATTAATTTTtagatactttaggatgatttggtCATGAAGCACGAAAATGCTAAATATTTaaggtaaggaaaccaatgtaaTTTTGGTGAACCATGCCTATGCATTAATTCATTGTTatgattttttgtatttttttctaggCCTTTCCCACTACTTTTCCAACTTTGAACAGGGAGGGGGTGAGTCAATAGATTGCTTGCTGATCACAATTGCGCATGTGCTAACAGTCAGCACGATCAAGAGTAGCAGCCTTAATGCTGAGCAACATTTAATGGAAAAATGTGAATAACACGTGAACATCGCAGTTCAAATATAACCCGTTTTTTCGTATCGTTGTGGGATTTTCCTTTTTTTCTCCCAAGTAATAAGAAATTGCTTTCATTGATAACTACCGCACTGCGCAGTGACGGTTGGGGGAAGTTCACAATTGGAGTAGCTACCCCAGACGCCGGCGGAGTGTCTTTTACATCAAGCGCTGTAAAAAGCTACTTCAGAGCAGACCATCCACATTTGCGTGTTTTCACATCTTTAGGGACAGACATCATACATTCCTTATAGTGGGGAAGTCATTGAAAAACATAAATATTTTTCTTCTTGTTTCAAAAATGGCCGCAGCAATGGTGGAAATGGACGGAAGTATAATGGAGGGTGTGAGTATTTCACACGATTAAAATACACTTTCTGCTACATATTTTATCAACATGATTTGACATTGAACTTAGAATATGTCTTTACTATGTATATTATGTTTTGTCCTCTTTTAGGGCGGGCAAATTTTGAGAGTATCTGCCGCACTGAGTTGCATCAACGGCGCTTCCATCAGAATAAACAAAATTCGCGCAGGTAGAGGTACACCAGGATTAAGGTATTCATTTCCTAAATCCATGTCATGATATTGTAGAGTATGTAGCTGGCTAGACGACAACAAAAGCCACATGTCATCCTACTAATATAAGAAAGCTTCATTCGCGTTGCAGTCTATAGCCCTGGGGCAATCGCCGGCGTCTCCAGACAGAAGTTTAGTTCATCAGAAAACAAAGCAAAGTTGGTTTAAAGGACTTTTATTTTCTAAGCAGATAGAGCGTCAACTTTAATCTCTGACAATTAACTGTTTTACAGCCCATGGTCTATAACTTGTCTTTTTGTTTCATATTTAATGGCAGATGCCCACCCTCATAGCTACATTTTTCATGTGATCCTTTGTTGGGAATGTGCAAGCACATGGCAGTTGACTTATTTCTATCAACAACTGAACTAGAAAACTTTTCCCTCGTTGCCTTGTGTTATTCAGCGCAGATAATATCATAGCCTACATATTGTCATTATTCAATTGAAATAGCTAAGTCCTTTTCCTTTCATTGTTAACCCCTTGCCCCCCTTCCCCTTTTCACTACTAGACCACAGCATCTGTCAGGGTTGGAGTTGGTGAGGGACATTTGTTGTGGAAATCTTGAGGGAGGCTCAGTGGGATCTACAGAAGTCACACTCACCCCTGGGAAAATAAAAGCTGGGAATCACACCGCAGACCCACAAACGGCAGGGTAAATCATGTTAGGCTGCACCACCGTTATTCCTGACGGCACACATTCAATGGGAGTATGGGACAGACATTTCTTGGTTCCTAATCTCAGAcaataattttatttttatttatttaactaggcaagtcagttaagaacaaattcttatttacaatgcagGGCTAGGAaagtgggttaacagccttgttcaggggcggaacgacagatttttaccttgtcagctcggggattcgatctagcaacctttcggttactggcccaatgctctaaacactaggctacctgccgccacaaaGAAAGACAGAGCTGTGGATGGCTATCCAAATGCACTTGTTAAAAACCTTGTTACAATCAAGCTGACATGATACTTGATAATGGGTATCAAGTATCATGTCAGCTTGCCCAAAACTATGTAGAGTTTGACAATTTCACAAAATAGCaggaaaaaatacattttgcCCGAGACGATACAATACTGTGTCAATTTTTAAATCGAAATTCATTTTGTGTATAACGATGGGGGATATTTACATTTGGGAGTATGGAACCCCCTGTTAATCTCCTGGCAGATAGCCTAGCGTTTAagggcattgggccagtaaccaaaagatcactggtttgaatcccctgagccggcaaggtggagaaatctgccgttctgcccttgagcaaggcagctcCCTGGGTACCTATGATGTCGAtttttaaggcagccccctgcagctctctgattcagagggtttgggtttattttggttgaatgcatttagttgtacaactgactaggtatcccctttaccTTCCCTATCTATTTCATACTTCTATCTTGCTCTGTTCCAGGAGTGTGGGGCTGCTGCTGCAGGTCTCTCTACCCTGTGCCCTGTACGCTGATGGCCCCTCTGAGCTCTGTCTGAAGGGGGGCACCAACGCGGACATGGCCCCGCAGATTGACTACACCATCAAGGTATGGCTTACCTTAACCTGTGTTGGGAGAGGTACCAGTGGTTGTATTTCAgtgtaacccactgttccttcaggggaagaacgacagatttttaccttatcagctcggggattcgatcttgcaacctttcgggtactagtccaacgctctaaccactaggctaccctgccgtacTGTGGGTTGTGTTCCTGGGAAATCATGAATTTTAGTTCTCTCAAATTCTTAAATACCTTGTCTATAGATAGGCCCGAAGATGGATTGCTTGGTTTATGACTGTCACTAAACATCCTCTTATTTGCCATCTATTTATTTTTAAGTTAGTTTCTTTGTGTTACCGTTATATGTACTCTTAAAGTCAGTTTTACGTTTTCCTCCAGGTATTCAAGCCCATTGTGGAGAAGTTTGGTGTACATTTCAACTGTGACTTGAGAATGAGGTTAGTATCGTCCCCCCTGTTAGATTAGTGTTGGTGTAAAAAATACTGCCTGGTCCCCAAAATATGACCATTCATGTTCTTGTCTTGAATAGGGGCTACTACCCCAAAGGCGGAGGTGAGGTGGTGGCTAAGGTTAGCCCAGTGAGCGAGCTGAGCCCTGTCAACATGACCGAACGAGGAACCATCTCCAAGATCTATGGAAGGTCCTTTGTTGCTGGGGTTTTACCCTATAAGGTACCATACCAAGCAATGGCTTTGGGTTAGAGTTGCCGATGCATTTTACTTTAAGTTACTGTTAtacagtgcctatagaaagtATACACCAGCTTGAACTTTTTTCACATCTTGTTGCGTTACAAAGTGTGATTTAAGAATATTTAATTGTACTTTTTTTGtaattgatctacacaaaatactccataatgtcaaagtgaaaagagaattctactcattttactattttttttattttttttgggcaaactggcttaacaaatcacaagtTATATGGACTCACCATGAGGCCATTAGGGATTTTAAAACTGCTACCGTTCAATGGCTATGATGGGAGAAAACAACCGAGGAAGAAAAAAACACTGCAAAGGAATGCtatttttggcctaaatgcaaagccttatgtttgggggcaaatccaatacatcactgagtaactgcctctttattttcaagcatggtggtggctgcatcatggtatgggtatgcttgacatcggcaaagactggtcagtttttcaggatgaaaaaaaACAGGACTCAGCTAAGCCAGTGTTTCCCGCACTCGGTCCTCAGGACCCAAAGGGGtacacgttttgttttttgccccaacactgcacagctgatttaagtgatcaaagcttgatgattagttgattgttTGAATCATCTGTGTAGTGcttgggcaaaaaccaaaacgtgcaccctttGGGGTACAgatgaccgagtttgggaaatcctgagctaagcacaggcaaaatccaagagaacctgcttcagtctgctttacaccagacactgggaaagGATTTCATCTTTCAgcgggacaataacctacaacataaagccaaatctacactggagttgcttaccaaaaagactgaatgttcctgagtggctaagttacagttttgacttaaatctgcttggaaGTCTATGGCAAGACTTTTGTGAAGTGCTGGTTCAGGAAAGTTGTTTTATTGTATTATTAAAAACAAGGTAtttggtatttattaggatccacattagctcttgcaaaagcagcagctactcttcctggggtccacacaaaacatgaaacaatacagaacatcattggacaagaacagctcaaggacagaaatacatacattttaaaaaaggcACACGTAAAAAGGAGAAGGGTTATTTAAGATACTCCTTGAAGACATAGGGTTTCAGCTGCTTTTGGAAGAtgtgcagggactctgctgtcctagcttcaggggaagCTGCTTCTACCATTGGGGTGCAAGGAGAGGAGCTTGGACTAGACTTAGCGGAAGCTGCCCTCGTGTAGGGGTGGttgggccaagagaccagaggtggcagtacagagttggggtgtagggtttgagcgtagcctgaaggtagggaaggGCAGGTCCTCTTGCTGCTCTGTatgcaagcaccatggtcttgtagtggatgcgagcttcgactggatGCCAGTGGAGATTGCAGCGAAGCGGGATGACATACAAGACCTTGAAAAACAGGTGGGCTGCAGCATTCTAGATAAGTTGCAGCGGTTTGATGACACGAGGGGAGCCCAggcaacagcgagttgcagtaatccagatgggagatgacaagcgcctggattaggacctgcgctgcttcctgtgtgaggtaggttCATACTCTACAGATTTGAGCGGGCAGGTCTTTCCCGGGAGTAAGAGCGGGGTGTGATGGGGAAGGAGGAAAGTatttgagtgtcatccgcatagcactGATAGGAGATACCATGTGAAGATATGACGgcgccgagtgacttggtgtatagagagaagtggcctagaaccgagccctggggacACCAGTGAGAgtatgtggtgcagacacagagcctctccacgtcacctggtaggagcggcctgccaggtaggatgcaatccaagagacACCCAGTCCTGAGAGGTGAAGAGGATGTTTTAAAAAAGGATCTGATGGTTCGCGGTGTCGAAGGCAGCGGCTAGATCtcggaggatgagaacagaggagagcgagagagtaagctttggcagtgtggagagcctccgtgacacagaagaGCAGTCTTGGTTGAGTGACCAGTCTTGAAGTCTGACTGGTTATCAGAGTTGATCAGAGAAAATGTTCTGTAAAGATATAAAAAAATAAGGGATCTACAGGTCTGTAGTTTTTGACGTCAGATGAGTCAAGTGTTGTTTTTTTGAGGGGAGTGACTCCTGACGTTTTGAAGTCAAGAGTGGACCCCTCCATTGTTGAGGatagggagaaggtctccagagatgttctggaggaggggaggggatcaagcgggcaggttgttgggcggtcagacctcactagtcgcaggatttcatctggagagtgAGGTCAcggcgtagggtagttctgtgtgagtgggaccagttgactcaataggctgagtgaatgactaGCGGATGttgtcaaccttcttttcaaagtggcTGACAAAGTTGTCCGGGTAGGGGGTGGAGGattgagggaggagaaggtggaaaagagttccctagggttagaggcagaagcttgaaatttatagtgatagaaagtggctttagcggcaaatacagaggaagagaaggtacaaatctgtcattctgcccctgagcaatacagttaacccactcttcctagggcgccgaagacgtgaatgtcgatttaaggcagccccccgcacctctcttaTTCCGAGGGTTAAATGCgtgagacacatttcagttgaaggcattcaattgtacaactgacgaggtatcaccctttcccttagaggagggagtgaaagtatGATAGGTCCTCCAGAAGTTTAGTTTCTCTCCATTTTCACTCAGCTGCCCGCAaccctgttctgtaagctcgcaatgagtcactcagccacgTAGTGGGAGGGCCGAGCCGGCcgggaggataggggacagtgcgagtcataggatgcagaaagggaggggagagtagggtcgacgaggcagaatcaggagacaggaggaagaaggattacatttttttactccttttttctccccaatttcgtggtatccaattggtagtagttagtcttgtctcattgctgcaactcccttacggactcgggagaggcgacggtcgagagccatgtgtcctccgaaacacatcccaacctagccgcactgcttcttgacacaatgcacatccaacccggaagccagccgcaccagtgtgtcggaggaaacaccgtacacctggcaacctggtcagcgtgtactgcgcccggcccgccacaggagtcgctagtgcgcgatgagacaaggatatccctgcccgTCCAAacccccctaacccggacgatgctgggccaattgtgcgtctccCCATGGACCTCCAGAAtcaccagaatctctggtggcacagagatacagtgccttagaccactgcgccacccgggaggcccaaagCAGGATTTAatagaagggagagatgataggagagagtagtgggagagcgACAATTGCGACGGTGCATggccatctgggtaggggctgagtagCTAGGGTTTGAGGAAATGGAGACAGAAAAGGAAgaaaagtagtgatcagagacccgGAGGGGGGTTGTAGTGAGATTAGTAGGCaaacagcctctagtaaagatgagttcaagcatattgcctgccttgtgaatCGTAGGGGATTGGGAAATGGTGCGGTCAAGGGGCAagagagagttggaaagaaatTAATTGAAGACAGAAGTCGGGAGGTTGAAGTCGCCAAGTACGAAGAGCGGTGAGCCATCGTCAGGAAATTAGCTTGTCAAGCTCATTccacaatacaggtgtgcaaagctcttatgagacttacccaagaagactcccatctgtagtcgctgccaaaggttttttcaacatgtattgactcaagggggtgaatacatatctAATCAAAGTATATTAGTTTTATTTTTCATTAATCGTTAAATGTTTTACTaaatcttccactttgacattacagattaCAATGTGTGGATCGCtaacacatttttaaaaatgaaaatccattttaatcccactttgtaatgcaacaaaatgtgtaaaaaattcCACGGGCAGTGgacatcaaataaaattgtagtagtcacatgcgctgaatac of Salvelinus fontinalis isolate EN_2023a chromosome 12, ASM2944872v1, whole genome shotgun sequence contains these proteins:
- the rtca gene encoding RNA 3'-terminal phosphate cyclase, with protein sequence MAAAMVEMDGSIMEGGGQILRVSAALSCINGASIRINKIRAGRGTPGLRPQHLSGLELVRDICCGNLEGGSVGSTEVTLTPGKIKAGNHTADPQTAGSVGLLLQVSLPCALYADGPSELCLKGGTNADMAPQIDYTIKVFKPIVEKFGVHFNCDLRMRGYYPKGGGEVVAKVSPVSELSPVNMTERGTISKIYGRSFVAGVLPYKLAKDMATTATRVIRREIKDLYINIQTLQEKDMACGSGNGIIIIAESSTGCIFAGSALGKKGVYPDKVGFEAAEMLLRNIRHNGCVDEFLQDQLILFMALANGISRIRTGPVTLHTKTAIHVAEQLTQAKFTVTKADDENASNDTYIIECQGVGVTNPHF